AGCGGTGGTGCATGGCTACCACTGGGCCCTCTGGGTGGGTCCGCCACGGGGCAGCTTGGATGCCTGGTATGATGTGAGCTTGTCACTCTGGTCCTTTTGGACCCTGGCACTTTCTGGGCATGATGGCCTTTCTGGAGGGTGGTGAGGTGTGGTTCTAGGAGTGACAGGACCTTGGGTCTGCTCTGGGCACTTGTCAGGGTCATCTCTGTGCTAGGGTCTCGAGGCAGGCTTCCTCCCACCACCAGTCCAGATGTCATTGGTCCTGGGGCAGAGTCACCTGCCCAGGGGAGAGGACTGCTGCTATGTGACAGTTTTCTCAgccctgagtgtgtgtgtgtgtgtgtgtgtgtgagagagagggggggggggggagggagggagggagggagggagggcagggggagTTCCCCAGCATTTCTGCAGTCACAGAGAGGCCTTGGAGTCTGGGAGAGGCGGGCCAGAGGTCTCTTGCTCTGCCTGGCTGTGAGTGGCCAGCTGTGGGGTAGCCCAGCAGTGGAACTCTTGCTGGCCTGGGAGCCGGAGCCCAGGGTGGCCCTACTTGCTCTCTGCAGGAATCCTGACCTGCCAGGCAGGGTGTGTGCTGGAGGGACTGAGCCGGTATGTGCAGGAGCAGGACTTCGTCATGCCGCTGGACTTGGGAGCCAAGGGCAGCTGCCACATTGGGGGCAATGTGGCTACCAATGCCGGCGGCCTGCGGTTTCTGCGATATGGCTCCCTGCGTGGGACTGTGCTGGGCCTGGAAGTGGTGAGCTGGGGCCAGCAGTGTGGGACCCCACCCCAGGTGTCCTGGCTTCCCCTGGGCTCTTCTCAGGCCTAGGCAGAGGTGCTGATGCACAAGGCCACCTTAAGCTGGCAGCCACATTGCATATCAGAGACCCATCTTAACAGCCCTTGGCTCAGGCCCCTTGGGGACCTGCAGGTTGCCACAACCGTGGAGCTGAGGGGCCCCCACTCTGGCTTCCTGCATGACACCAGGTCACCGCCTCCTAGTCTACCTGACTAGCTCTGAGACGCTGCCTGGGCCAATCTCCCAGGAGTCAGAGCGTGAAGAATGGTCAGCCAAGGCCAGCCAGCAGAGCCACAGGGACCCTGCCCTGTCCTCTGGTGCCCTGTGGCTTCTGGAGGGCAGGCTCTCTGCTCTGTCTCCCAGGTTGACACCGGCTCCTGGCTGTGTGTTCTGGGGCTGTGTATTATTTGATGCATGTTAGCTCCTGAGCTCTGGCACTGCATCCGTGAGACTGTCTTCTGGCACAGCTAGAAGGATTCAGGCAGCTCTCCGTACAGGGCCCTTGGGTCCCTGTCCCCATAGTTGTGCCTCCTGTCCTGTTTCAGGTGACCACTGCAGCTGGGCAGTGAGCGTCTCTGCTGTGTGGTGatgggaggctgggctctggctCCAGTGGGGAAGAACTCTTTCCTCCTTGTCTCACCTAGGCCCGTTTTGCTCTTTAACGGCTGAGGCTGGGGCAGTTGGGCTCAGGAGTGGCTACCTTTTCTGGGTGCCCTGAGATAAGATTGGCTCTCCTTGTGTAATGGccagagaaggggaggaggatggAGCTGCAGACCAGCAAGTCACTTGTTGGGAGATGGTCAGTGTGTGAAGGCTGGCTTCCCTCTCCTTCTAGGTACTGGCAGATGGCACTGTCCTGGATTGCCTGACCTCCCTGAGGAAGGACAACACAGGCTATGACCTGAAGCAGCTGTTCATTGGGTCGGAGGGCACCCTGGGGGTCATCACCGCTGTGTCCATCTTGTGCCCGCCCAGGCCCAAGGCTGTGAATgtggcttttcttggtaggtatCTCACCCTGCTTGTCCAGCTGGGGGGGCAGTTCTGGCCCATGCTGCTCGGGCTGGATCCCTTGGCCAGGTTGTCAGTGCAAGGACGGGGACAAAGGAGCACCAGGGTCTGGGTCTGGCCTTCCTGTCCACAGAGCAGGCTCTGCACTGGAAGCCTTGCTCTGCCTCTGGTGACGGAATGGAGGTGCTGGGCTCCTGTGCCCCTGTGCTGGGGCTCAAGTGGCATGTGGGGTGAGGTTCTTAGGGGATGCCTTCCTCTCTCAGCCGTGGGAAAGTTGGTAACCTCCTGTGAGGGGAGAAACCATCTTCTTCCCATTCTGTGCACCAGCAGCACACCTCAAGTGTCCCCCAGAGGCCCCAGGCCTCAGCCCAGCCCCACTTGCTGTCACACCTTGCCTGTCCCTGCCTGTCTGGATCGCAGCTACCTGGCATGGCTTTGTTGCCTGCTGGATCACAGTCCTCAGGTGGCCTGCTGGGAGTTTAGGACTCCCGCAGAGGCCCATTTGCCTTTCCTCAGAGTGGCTCTTGTCTGATTCTGCCACCTTTTTCTGAATCCGCCCTGGTGGTCTCCATGTCCTCGTGGGCAGTCTTGCTCCCTGGCTGCTGCATTAGGCATGCCACCTGGGTCTCGTCCTGCAGGTCTGTCCTGGCACTTCCTGAGGGCTGCCCTGTGCCTTGGGTGCATCTGTACTGCCTGCTCTCCCTTGCTCCTGAGACTCACAGGTGTCCAGCGGCAGCCTGGCCCTTGCTTCCTCCATCTACTGACAGTGTCGCTCACCAGCTGCTGGCTCCGTTGTGTGGGGAGGAGGACCTTCTCTCTGATGCTCTTACCTGGGccaccttctcttttcctttggtcTTCTGAGGTCTTTGCTGTGTTGTGCCTGTCTCTTCACCTCTGCAATTGTTGAACCTCTCAGGCCTGTGGCTTTGGAAATTTGTGGCCATCTTGCCTGAAGGGCGGCCGGTGTGGTCCTCTCCTTTGGGAGAGGAGGTGGGCTTAGCAGGGAACCTCCCAGCCTGTCCTCATGTCTTGACCTGCCTGCCCTCTGTGTCTGCTTGTCTCCTGTGCTTGATCCAGCTCACTGATGCCGCTTCTGCTGCCTTTAAAGTGGCGTCAGACTTTCCAGATGGCCTCTGCCCCCTGCCGAGCGTCAGATGTGATTACTATAGTTTTTATGCTAGAAGTCTTATCACTTCTGCAGACGTGTGCTGTTGCATTCCATAGTTTCCTGTACATCTCAGGTGTGTTCGACTTCTGTGTTTCTGTCTTTGAGCacagagaacttttttttttagccatgTTTCATGATTGGACAGTTCACACTCTCTTTGAGTGTGTGGGGATTGTTTTAGTGTCTGGTTTCTTCTGGTTCTTGTTTGTGGTACTCTGCATCCTCATGTGTGCAGCTCCCAGAAAGGACTGCTTGTGGGGTCCCTGGAAGCCAGGGGTGGAGTAGCCTTTGCTGAGAGGACTGGCCCTTGCTTCTTCCAGGTGGCATGGGTCATTCCTGAGGCCTGGGCACATGCTCGCCTCCATAGGGTTGAAGCTGTTACCTCCCTCCTGTCCACTTGCTTCCTTCCTGCCTCCACTCTTGGTGGCCAGCTGATGGTGGTTCCCCATGTCCTGGGTGAGTTCCTGGGAGTGGATGGTCATGTTCAGAAACAGCTGTTTCCAGATGTCCCTGCTTGGCATGGCTTGTGGCTCTTCAGGACAAGTCCCTCGGATTCCACCACTGTCCTGAATGCTGCATGGTGGTTCTAAGGCATTTTCTGTTCAGATCTGGACACTGGTAGTGACCTTGAGATGTCCATGTTGGCCAGCTTGCCAGGTGTTTCCTGGAGTCAAATCTTGCCGGTTCATGGCATTGCTACTTGAAGGGAGACCTGGCCAGACTGTGGGGTGGCTCTCCAGACTGTCACTGTATGCCTCTGATGCACTGTGACCCTTGCAGGCTGCCCTGGCTTTGCAGAGGTTCTGCAGACCTTCAGCACCTGCAGGGGCATGCTGGGGGAGGTCCTGTCTGCGTTCGAGTTCATGGATGCCGAGTGCATGCAGCTGGTCCAGCAGCATCTCCACCTGGCCAGCCCAGTGCAAGGTACTGGCCCTATGTAGCTAGGTAGCACCTACCCTATTCCTCTTGTGCCATGGGACAGGCTGTGGATGGACAGAGGGTCCCTGAGCAGGGAAGGGGCTCTGGACAGAGTGCAATGTGGCTGTGGTACGTCCTGTGTGAGCCAACTGTCCTTCACACTGGTGTTCTCTCTGTAGTAGCATGAACTTGTGATGTCATTCTGGAAGAAATATTAATGTAGTTTTAAGGGAGAGATGTTACTCAGTaaattctcatttattaatttcaataaatGCAGAGCAAAATCCACAGTAGCCTTGACAAAACTCCAAACTTGAAATTTTTCTCCATAAATAATGCAAAATGGAaccttttggtttttctttttttggaccaTGGATTGAagcaggagtgcttaaccattcagcaacaccctcagccctttttattttttattttgagacagggtgtcactaagttgctgaggatggctttgaactcgcaaccctcctgcctcagcccccaagctgctgggatgacaggcatggccACCACTCCTGCTAGCTGAACCTTGTGAGGGCGTGCACGTTCCTCTGTGCAGTGGCCAAGGTTGAGCCCTCAGGGGTGTTCACTGCAGCAGCCTTCCGTGGGGTGCTGGGGTTGGGAGTCGGAGGGCTCTGCTAAGAGCGTGAGTCCTCCTGCAGCCCTGCGGCTGAGCGGGGAGCTTCTGGCCTGTCCAGAGAGCTGCTGTCCCTGGGAGGCTGGGCCTTGGCCTGCAGAGGCCCTAACTGGCAGCGatggcctgggccctgctcattCTGTGTCTCCTGCTTCCTTCCAGAGAGTGCCTTCTACCTCCTGGTTGAGACCTCTGGCTCCAGCACAGGGCATGACGCCGAGAAGCTGGGCTGCTTTCTGGAGCAGGTGCTGGGCTCAGGCCTGGTGACTGACGGCACCGTGGCCACAGACGAGAGCAAAGCCCAGGTGCTGATGCCCTCCTGCCATCTCTGTCCAGGGCCTGGAAACAGCCTCTCAGCAGATGAGGGGTGGAGCCGAGATGTGACTGGGCTTTTGGGTGTGGGTAGCAGAGCCTCTTGGTGTCTAGGTCATCCTCATCACTGTTTAAATCCCACTCCTCGGCTGCAGGGTGAGCAGTACTGTGTGGCCAGCAACCAGGAGCTGGTGGTGCAGTTGCCAGTGGGTCAGTGGCAGCTCTGGGTGGACTGCCTTCCTGTGGACAGGCAGGAAGAGCCGTGGGTCCTGGGAAGGAGTGTCCGGGGGAAGAGGTTCTGCTCTTGCCAGAAACCTTCAccctggagggcagaggaaggagaaggaggagggccCAGTGGGAGCCATGGGGCCTCCCTAGGACCCTGGCCATGGGGATTCCTTGTCTGTGGTGAGTGGCCAGCAGGGGACAGAAGGTGTGTCAGGGCTCTGGGGCTGAGTcagggtctcctgctgtgggatGGGGCTTTGGCCAGGTGGGAAGAGCTCCTTATGAACTCTGCCGCCAGCTGCTGTGTCTCCTAAAGCTCTGCAGGGCACCCACAGGCTGCCTTTAGCCGTGAGCCCCCTGAGGTGAGTCTGCTCTCCATGGCCTCTGCCCTTGCTGGCTTCGGCTCCATGACCCCTCCCCTCAGGTGGTGATCCTGCCCTTGGGGAAGAGGGAGGCCAGAGTTCTGAGCAGGGTGCTGGCTGGCCGCCTGCTGGCCCAGGACTGCGAGTCCATCTGCACCCGCCAGGAGTCTCTGCGTGCCCCTGTGACCCCTGGTTGGCTGGGCAGATGCTGTGGCCAGAGCTGTCCTTTCCCTCTGGTCATGAGCTCCACTTCACGTACCCCGTACTGGGGCCTGGCCACAGCACCTGCCTTCCAGGCTCTGAGAGGGGAGGATCAGGGGCTGCAGGCTGCTGGCCTGAGGTGGCATGAGCCAGCACAGGGCCTCTCTGGGGAGGGCAGCAGATGGAGGCACCCACCGGCCTGCGTGACCGGCCACCAGTTTCCTTGGACGCTTGCCCCCAGCCCTCCTTATCCTGGTCCAGTCTAGGTTGATGCCCGAGCCAGGCTGGTGATGCCGGAGCAGCGAGTTCCAGTTCCTGCATGTTCCAGAATGTTCCAGGGGTGGAGGGCCTGGAGCCGAGGGGTAGGGGTGGCAGGCagggagagcagatgttgtagctGCTGGGATGAGCAGAGGGTGTCCTGGTGAAGAGCCTGAGGGCCATAGTGTCCATGAGGACCCTCCTGAGGGCTGGACTTGCGGGGGTGGGGCTAGAGGAGCTGGTCAAGAGCTGCGGTGGGACTCAGGGTGGGTGGCTGGTGGAACTGTTGGCTTTTCAGCATTGAAAGTTCTGATCTTTCTGAGACTTCACTTGATATGTGCCCTGAAGGTGAGGGTCTCTCCGGCCAGCATCGATAGGGGTCAGGGTCTGGGGGTGGTTCAGGGCCTGCTGGCCTGCTGGCTCCTGCTGGCTCCAGATTTCCAATCGCAGGAGAAAACCAAGAAGGCCAccaggtgactgggttctgggtgtgGGAACAAGAGCCTTTTGGGAATTGAAGGGATATTTGTGGATGGGCGaccccacagccccagcccatgccCATCCTGGGTTATCCCCCACCAGCCCTGGCCCATCCCCACCCTGGAGTACCCCCCCAGCTCTGGCCCATCCCATGCtgccccccagcccctggcccatGCCCAACCCAGGGCGCTCCCCCCGCCCTGGCCAGTGCCCCTCCCCCTGGCACCCCCACCAGCCCCTGGCCCTTGCCCACCCTGGGGCACTCCCTCAGCCCCCGCCCATGCCCACCCTGGAGTGCTCTGCCTGCTCCACCTCAGCTTCTCTGTTCCAGCCGCCAGTGCTCCACCCCTCCCATCCCTACCCCACCCACAGGTCCCTTCAGCAGCCCCGGACCTGAAGCTGGGTCCTCTATGGCACTGCCTACCCCTTCATGCCCCATCCCTGCCCCCACCTGGATTCCAGCATCCCTGGCCCCATGCAGCAGCCCTGCCCAGCTGCTTGTCCCTGGGAGCTGTGCCTGCTGCTCTCCCCTTCTGGGCATCTCGAAGCCTAGGGTCCCTCGGTGCTTAGTCCTGCTGTGGATGAGCCTGTGGCTGGTCCTGGGTCATGGTCCCGATGCCTGTACCTCCGGGAATGTGGGACTTGCTAActgtgctgggcacaggggccCAGCCGAGCCCTGTCTTGACAGCTCCTTCTCTCGCCCTAGGCGCTGTGGGCCCTGCGGGAGAGGATAACGGAGGCACTGAGCCGGGATGGCTATGTGTACAAGTATGACGTGTCCCTCCCCGTGGAGCGGCTCTACGACCTGGTGCCTGACCTGCGTGCCCGCCTTGGCTCACAAGCCAGGCATGTGGTGGGCTATGGCCACCTGGGTGAGTGGCTGTGAACCATGCAGATAGCTGTGGCCATCTCTGCAGCTGAGTGCCTTGTACTGGGCTTCATGATGCTGgagaggcccagtgaggaggccCCAAGTGGTCATTCCTCTTGGCCATGCTGGAAAAGAAGGCTGTGTGCACTAGTAATGGTGGA
This window of the Ictidomys tridecemlineatus isolate mIctTri1 chromosome 7, mIctTri1.hap1, whole genome shotgun sequence genome carries:
- the D2hgdh gene encoding D-2-hydroxyglutarate dehydrogenase, mitochondrial isoform X4: MVLCHVPRWSVRLWACPGWWRPTSTLRALVRPRGPGCPGGASGPLACRMFSKVSSCPPEVMLTQERYPVQRLPFSVVSEEDLAAFEHMVPGRVVTDPEELEVSNVDWLRTARGCSKVLLRPRTSEEVSRILRYCHERNLAVTPQGGNTGLVGGSVPVFDEIILSTALMNQVTSFNSVSGILTCQAGCVLEGLSRYVQEQDFVMPLDLGAKGSCHIGGNVATNAGGLRFLRYGSLRGTVLGLEVVLADGTVLDCLTSLRKDNTGYDLKQLFIGSEGTLGVITAVSILCPPRPKAVNVAFLGCPGFAEVLQTFSTCRGMLGEVLSAFEFMDAECMQLVQQHLHLASPVQESAFYLLVETSGSSTGHDAEKLGCFLEQVLGSGLVTDGTVATDESKAQVDARARLVMPEQRVPVPACSRMFQGWRAWSRGALWALRERITEALSRDGYVYKYDVSLPVERLYDLVPDLRARLGSQARHVVGYGHLVTA
- the D2hgdh gene encoding D-2-hydroxyglutarate dehydrogenase, mitochondrial isoform X2 yields the protein MVLCHVPRWSVRLWACPGWWRPTSTLRALVRPRGPGCPGGASGPLACRMFSKVSSCPPEVMLTQERYPVQRLPFSVVSEEDLAAFEHMVPGRVVTDPEELEVSNVDWLRTARGCSKVLLRPRTSEEVSRILRYCHERNLAVTPQGGNTGLVGGSVPVFDEIILSTALMNQVTSFNSVSGILTCQAGCVLEGLSRYVQEQDFVMPLDLGAKGSCHIGGNVATNAGGLRFLRYGSLRGTVLGLEVVLADGTVLDCLTSLRKDNTGYDLKQLFIGSEGTLGVITAVSILCPPRPKAVNVAFLGCPGFAEVLQTFSTCRGMLGEVLSAFEFMDAECMQLVQQHLHLASPVQESAFYLLVETSGSSTGHDAEKLGCFLEQVLGSGLVTDGTVATDESKAQALWALRERITEALSRDGYVYKYDVSLPVERLYDLVPDLRARLGSQARHVVGYGHLGDGNLHLNVTVDAFSTALLDTLEPYVYAWTAGQRGSISAEHGLGFRKRDALGYSKPPHAVQLMQQLKALLDPKGILNPYKMLPTQA
- the D2hgdh gene encoding D-2-hydroxyglutarate dehydrogenase, mitochondrial isoform X3 — encoded protein: MVLCHVPRWSVRLWACPGWWRPTSTLRALVRPRGPGCPGGASGPLACRMFSKVSSCPPEVMLTQERYPVQRLPFSVVSEEDLAAFEHMVPGRVVTDPEELEVSNVDWLRTARGCSKVLLRPRTSEEVSRILRYCHERNLAVTPQGGNTGLVGGSVPVFDEIILSTALMNQVTSFNSVSGILTCQAGCVLEGLSRYVQEQDFVMPLDLGAKGSCHIGGNVATNAGGLRFLRYGSLRGTVLGLEVVLADGTVLDCLTSLRKDNTGYDLKQLFIGSEGTLGVITAVSILCPPRPKAVNVAFLGCPGFAEVLQTFSTCRGMLGEVLSAFEFMDAECMQLVQQHLHLASPVQESAFYLLVETSGSSTGHDAEKLGCFLEQVLGSGLVTDGTVATDESKAQVDARARLVMPEQRVPVPACSRMFQGWRAWSRGALWALRERITEALSRDGYVYKYDVSLPVERLYDLVPDLRARLGSQARHVVGYGHLESTGPSCTSSTVLRSCVPSPYIKSGCAVLAESQFAGGW
- the D2hgdh gene encoding D-2-hydroxyglutarate dehydrogenase, mitochondrial isoform X1, whose amino-acid sequence is MVLCHVPRWSVRLWACPGWWRPTSTLRALVRPRGPGCPGGASGPLACRMFSKVSSCPPEVMLTQERYPVQRLPFSVVSEEDLAAFEHMVPGRVVTDPEELEVSNVDWLRTARGCSKVLLRPRTSEEVSRILRYCHERNLAVTPQGGNTGLVGGSVPVFDEIILSTALMNQVTSFNSVSGILTCQAGCVLEGLSRYVQEQDFVMPLDLGAKGSCHIGGNVATNAGGLRFLRYGSLRGTVLGLEVVLADGTVLDCLTSLRKDNTGYDLKQLFIGSEGTLGVITAVSILCPPRPKAVNVAFLGCPGFAEVLQTFSTCRGMLGEVLSAFEFMDAECMQLVQQHLHLASPVQESAFYLLVETSGSSTGHDAEKLGCFLEQVLGSGLVTDGTVATDESKAQVDARARLVMPEQRVPVPACSRMFQGWRAWSRGALWALRERITEALSRDGYVYKYDVSLPVERLYDLVPDLRARLGSQARHVVGYGHLGDGNLHLNVTVDAFSTALLDTLEPYVYAWTAGQRGSISAEHGLGFRKRDALGYSKPPHAVQLMQQLKALLDPKGILNPYKMLPTQA